A single genomic interval of Corvus hawaiiensis isolate bCorHaw1 chromosome 5, bCorHaw1.pri.cur, whole genome shotgun sequence harbors:
- the JCHAIN gene encoding immunoglobulin J chain: MKSSLLLCVALAVSLGIVLVAGYPVGPTNAEYVLVSNKCQCVTVTSKFVPSKENPDEEVLERNIRIIVPLKARENISDPLSPLRTTFVYRLSELCKNCDPVEIELGGGIHQAQQGNSCEEPQTCYTYDRNECYSSPVPLLYHGEVRQVPAALTPASCFAE; this comes from the exons ATGAAGAGCTCTTTGTTGCTGTGCGTGGCCTTGGCTGTCTCCTTGGGGATCGTCCTTGTGGCAG GTTATCCAGTGGGCCCCACCAATGCAGAGTACGTGCTGGTCAGTAATAAGTGTCAGTGTGTAACAGTGACCTCAAAGTTTGTCCCCTCCAAAGAAAATCCTGATGAAGAAGTCCTGGAAAGAAACATCCGCATCAT AGTCCCCCTGAAGGCTCGGGAGAACATCTCTGACCCCTTGTCCCCGCTCAGGACCACTTTTGTCTACCGCTTGAGTGAGCT ctgcaaaaATTGTGACCCTGTAGAAATAGAGCTGGGTGGGGGGATCCACCAGGCCCAGCAGGGCAACTCCTGCGAGGAACCGCAGACCTGCTACACCTACGACAGGAACGAGTGCTACAGCTCCCCTGTGCCACTCCTGTACCACGGGGAGGTGAGGCAGGTTCCAGCAGCTCTGACGCCGGCCTCCTGCTTCGCCGAGTag
- the SDAD1 gene encoding protein SDA1 homolog gives MSGRQGNKLPSNLPQLQNLIKRDPTSYTEEFLQQYHHYQSHVEIFTFQPDKPSKELAELLMFLAQVAHCYPEHMASFPQQLKELLSYHHTVLDPDLRMTFCKALILLRNKNLINPTSLLELFFQLLRCHDKLLRKTLYTHIVTDIKNVNARHKNNKVNTALQNFMYTMLRDSNPTAAKISLDVMIELYRRNIWNDAKTVNVITTACFSKVTKVLVASLKFFLGKDEDEKQDSESESEDDGPTARDLMMRYATNKKTTKRKKKLEKAMKVLKKQKKKSKPEVFNFSAIHLIHDPQDFAEKLLKQLESCKERFEVKMMLMDLISRLVGIHELFLFNFYPFVQRFLQPHQREVTKILLFAAQASHQLVPPEIIQSVLMTIANNFVTDKNSGEVMTVGINAIKEITARCPLAMTEDLLQDLVQYKTHKNKNVMMSARTLIHLFRSLNPEMLQKKFRGKPTEASVEARIHEYGELDAKDYIPGAEVLEVEDQKEEGGTQEEDGWESASLSGEEDNEDEEWIDVHHSSDEEQQQVAEKVRSMPVEERKAKAAAVSTSRLLTQEDFKKIRLAQLSKELNSAPGKAAKRKYVEIDDEDEEEGRGELLSLRDIEHLHKKPKSDKETRLATAKAGKTDRKEFVKKKTRINPFASSSNKEKQKNKNFMMMRYSRSVRTKNKRSFREKQLALRDALLKKRKQLLK, from the exons ATGTCGGGCCGCCAGGGTAACAAACTGCCCAGCaacctgccccagctgcagaaCCTCATCAAGCGCGACCCCACTTCCTACACCGAGGAG ttcctgcagcagtaccACCACTACCAGTCCCATGTGGAGATCTTCACCTTCCAGCCGGACAAGCCCAGCAAGGAGCTGGCCGAGCTGCTGATGTTCCTGGCGCAG GTTGCCCACTGCTACCCCGAGCACATGGCCAGCTTCCcgcagcagctgaaggagctgctctCCTACCACCACACGGTCCTGGACCCCGACCTGCGCATG ACCTTCTGTAAGGCTCTGATCCTGTTGAGAAACAAGAATCTAATAAATCCCACGAGTTTGCTGGAGCTCTTCTTTCAACTGCTGCGGTGTCACGATAAGCTGCTACGAAAG ACCTTGTACACTCACATTGTGACGGACATCAAGAATGTCAATGCTAGACACAAGAACAACAAAGTGAACACG GCACTGCAGAACTTCATGTACACAATGTTGAGAGACAGCAATCCCACTGCTGCCAAGATATCTCTGGATGTGATGATAGAGCTTTACAGAAGGAATATTTG GAATGATGCCAAAACAGTCAATGTCATCACAACTGCCTGCTTTTCCAAAGTGACCAAG GTGTTAGTTGCTAGTTTGAAGTTCTTCCTTGGGAAAGATGAAGACGAGAAACAAGACAGCGAATCAGAGTCTGAG GATGATGGCCCCACAGCCAGAGATCTGATGATGCGCTATGCGACCAACAAGAAAACCACCAAGCGCAAGAAGAAACTGGAGAAAGCCATGAAGGTCCTCAAG aagcagaaaaagaagagcaagCCAGAGGTGTTCAATTTCTCTGCCATTCACTTGATTCATGATCCCCAAG ACTTTGCTGAGAAACtgctgaagcagctggagagctgcaaGGAGCGATTTGAAGTGAAGATGATGCTCATGGACCTAATATCCAGGCTGGTTGGAATACATGAG cttttcctttttaatttctacCCCTTTGTTCAGAGGTTCCTTCAGCCCCATCAGAGGG aagtGACAAAGATTCTTCTGTTTGCTGCACAGGCTTCACATCAGCTGGTACCACCTGAG atTATCCAGTCAGTGTTGATGACCATTGCCAACAACTTTGTCACAGACAAGAATTCTGGGGAGGTCATGACTGTGGG aATCAATGCAATAAAAGAAATCACTGCGAGATGTCCCTTAGCCATGACTGAAGACCTGCTCCAAGACCTTGTTCAGTACAAGAcgcataaaaataaaa ATGTGATGATGTCTGCAAGAACTCTGATACACCTGTTCCGCTCTCTGAATCCAGAGATGCTGCAGAAGAAGTTCAGG GGCAAGCCTACTGAGGCCTCGGTGGAAGCCAGGATTCATGAGTATGGAGAACTGGATGCCAAAGATTACATTCCAGGAGCAGAAGTACTGGAGGTTGAGGATCaaaaggaagagggaggaaCCCAAGAGGAAG ATGGCTGGGAAAGCGCTAGTCTGAGTGGGGAGGAGGACAATGAAGATGAAGAATGGATTGATGTGCATCACTCCTCAGATGAGGAGCAGCAACAAGTA gcagaaaaagtgAGAAGCATGCCCGTGGAGGAACGAAAAGCCAAGGCTGCAGCAGTCAGTACAAGCAGGCTGCTAACTCAGGAAGACTTCAAGAAAATACGCCTTGCCCAGCTTTCCAAAGAACTTAATTCTGCACCTGGCAAAGCTGCAAAGAGGAAATATGTTGAAATagatgatgaagatgaggaggagggcAG GGGGGAGTTGCTTTCACTCAGAGATATTGAACATCTGCATAAGAAGCCCAAGTCAGACAAGGAGACCAGATTGGCAACTGCAAAG GCTggaaaaacagacagaaaagagtttgtgaaaaagaaaaccagaattaaCCCATTTGCCAGCTCTTccaacaaagaaaagcaaaagaacaagAACTTCATGATGATGAGATACAGCCGGAGTGTCCGGACCAAGAACAAGCGTTCCTTTAGGGAGAAGCAG CTTGCTCTTCGAGATGCacttctgaaaaagagaaaacagctgcTAAAATAA
- the UTP3 gene encoding something about silencing protein 10, with translation MRTRRGTVLRPRAEPADEPADEPAEAPGGRAGPEELADDVERFHEEQFRAVMAALDSGDEAGDSEEEEEEEVLGLQLAEDSEEEEEDDEDEETQERNPFVEYSAEEDENGEDEEDENDAEDEEEDLSMESDLEERHPEAKLPHELSWGQRKQLYYDTDYGTDAQAKGKRSQQEIDAEEEEEEQEAQVIQRRLVRDLGEDDYGLDMIQGYLAEQQKTHDSKGQKIDKDLQALSKKEQLKLLKQESPELLQLMEDFEVKLMEIKDELHPLLQMVRDGTIPQGKGSRYLQTKYHLYLNYCANISFYLVLKSKRMPVHSHPVIERLVAYRNIINDLAVIDQRLSPQVRMLLRNYYDKKEEKLRKENKFSVFLTMGGKKDKPKHAPAAVNGQAAAAAAAESSDESELDEEAALKYYRMMEEKLALKRKRAGDEDVLEEAAVSEAEDPSKKRGVTYQMIKNKGLTPKRRKIDRNPRVKHREKFRRAKIRRKGQVREVRRELHRYAGELSGIRAGVKKSRKLK, from the coding sequence ATGCGGACCCGGCGCGGCACCGTCCTGCGGCCGCGGGCCGAGCCCGCCGATGAGCCCGCCGATGAGCCCGCCGAGGCGCCCGGCGGCCGCGCCGGCCCCGAGGAGCTGGCGGACGATGTGGAGCGCTTCCACGAGGAGCAGTTCCGCGCCGTGATGGCCGCCCTGGACAGCGGCGATGAGGCCGGGGacagtgaggaagaggaagaggaggaggtgctggggctgcagctggccGAGGACAgcgaggaggaagaggaggatgatgaggatgaggagaCGCAGGAGCGGAATCCCTTTGTGGAGTACAGCGCAGAGGAGGATGAGAATGGAGAAGATGAGGAAGATGAAAATGATGctgaggatgaagaggaggacTTGTCCATGGAAAGCGACTTGGAGGAGCGGCATCCGGAAGCCAAGCTCCCACATGAGCTCTCCTGGGGCCAGCGCAAGCAGCTCTACTATGACACGGACTATGGGACTGATGCCCAGGCCAAGGGCAAGAGGAGCCAGCAAGAAATCgatgctgaggaggaggaagaggagcaggaggctcaAGTCATCCAGAGACGGTTGGTGCGGGATTTGGGGGAGGATGATTACGGTCTGGACATGATCCAGGGCTACctggctgagcagcagaaaaCCCACGACAGCAAGGGGCAGAAGATTGATAAGGATCTGCAGGCCCTTTCCaagaaggagcagctgaagctgctgaAGCAGGAGTCCCCGGAGCTCCTGCAGCTGATGGAGGACTTTGAGGTGAAGCTCATGGAGATCAAGGATGAGTTGCACCCACTACTGCAAATGGTCAGAGACGGCACTATTCCCCAGGGGAAGGGCAGTCGCTATTTGCAGACAAAGTATCATCTCTACCTGAACTACTGTGCCAATATCAGTTTCTATCTGGTTTTGAAATCCAAGAGGATGCCGGTTCATAGTCACCCTGTCATCGAACGGCTGGTGGCGTACAGAAATATCATCAATGACCTCGCTGTTATAGACCAAAGGCTTTCCCCACAGGTCCGTATGCTTCTGAGGAACTACTATgacaagaaagaagagaagctGCGGAAGGAAAACAAGTTCTCTGTGTTTCTCACCATGGGTGGCAAGAAAGACAAACCAAAACATGCCCCTGCAGCTGTTAatggccaggctgctgctgctgctgctgctgaatcatCAGATGAATCGGAGCTGGATGAGGAGGCTGCCCTAAAATACTACAGGATGATGGAGGAGAAGCTGGCACTCAAGAGGAAGAGAGCTGGAGACGAAGATGTGCTTGAAGAAGCAGCGGTGTCGGAAGCAGAGGATCCCAGTAAAAAGAGAGGGGTGACCTATCAGATGATCAAGAACAAAGGCCTTACGCCCAAAAGGAGGAAGATCGATCGCAACCCCCGGGTCAAGCATCGGGAGAAATTCCGGCGAGCCAAAATCCGCCGTAAGGGCCAGGTCCGCGAGGTCCGGAGGGAGCTGCACAGATATGCCGGGGAACTGTCTGGCATTCGGGCCGGGGTTAAGAAAAGCAGGAAGCTTAAgtga